From a region of the Buchnera aphidicola (Floraphis choui) genome:
- the rplA gene encoding 50S ribosomal protein L1 codes for MKKLTKKMQFMQNLVNHKKIYNIEEGIILLKKIAISKFNESIDASINLGINPKKTDQNIRSSIILPHGIGKSITIAVFTQGDNINIAKNCGAEHVGLYDLIEQIQNKNINFDIAIASSDVMNDVNKLGPILGPRGLMPNPKLGTVTSDVENTIKNIKRGQINYKNDKNGIIHTSIGKINFINSKIKDNLNALLESLKKLKPINFKGLYIKKITLSTTMSLGIKINCTNLN; via the coding sequence ATGAAAAAACTTACTAAAAAAATGCAATTTATGCAAAATTTAGTTAATCATAAAAAAATCTATAATATTGAAGAAGGAATTATATTACTAAAAAAAATAGCAATTTCTAAATTTAATGAAAGTATAGATGCATCTATTAATTTAGGTATTAATCCTAAAAAAACTGATCAAAATATCCGAAGTAGTATTATATTACCTCATGGTATAGGAAAATCTATTACAATAGCTGTTTTTACCCAAGGAGATAACATCAATATTGCGAAAAACTGTGGTGCTGAACATGTAGGTCTTTATGATCTAATAGAACAAATACAAAATAAAAATATTAATTTTGATATTGCTATTGCTTCTTCTGATGTTATGAATGATGTAAACAAATTAGGACCAATATTAGGACCTAGAGGTTTAATGCCTAATCCAAAATTAGGAACAGTTACTAGTGACGTTGAAAATACAATAAAAAACATTAAACGTGGTCAAATAAACTATAAAAATGATAAAAATGGGATAATACATACTTCAATAGGGAAAATTAACTTTATAAATTCCAAAATAAAAGATAATTTAAACGCTTTATTAGAATCATTAAAAAAATTAAAACCTATAAATTTCAAAGGATTGTATATAAAAAAGATAACCCTTTCTACAACAATGAGCTTAGGTATAAAAATTAATTGTACTAATTTAAACTAA
- the rplK gene encoding 50S ribosomal protein L11 — translation MVKKIQSYIKLQVSAGMANPSPPVGPALGQKGLNIIEFCKLFNSKTNHLEKGLPIPTIITVYSDRSFSFIIKTPPASILLKKAAGIKSGSSKPNTEKVGEITYQQIIDIAKIKEVDMTGSNIENMSKSIIGTAYSIGLTVKR, via the coding sequence ATGGTAAAAAAAATACAATCTTATATTAAATTACAAGTCTCAGCAGGAATGGCTAATCCGAGTCCTCCAGTAGGGCCAGCTCTAGGACAAAAAGGTTTAAATATTATAGAATTTTGTAAATTATTTAATTCAAAAACCAATCATTTGGAAAAAGGATTGCCTATTCCAACTATAATTACTGTATATTCAGATCGATCATTTTCTTTTATTATTAAAACACCACCTGCTTCTATTTTATTAAAAAAAGCAGCTGGAATCAAATCAGGATCTTCTAAACCAAATACAGAAAAAGTAGGAGAAATAACTTATCAACAAATAATAGATATTGCTAAAATAAAAGAAGTTGATATGACAGGATCTAATATCGAAAATATGAGTAAATCTATTATAGGAACAGCTTATTCTATAGGTTTAACTGTGAAAAGGTAA
- the nusG gene encoding transcription termination/antitermination protein NusG yields the protein MYKNQKKCWYVLQAFSGFERRVAQSIREHIKLNNMENLFGDVMVPTEEVIEIKSGQRKKSEYKFFPGYVLVQMIMNDSSWHLIRSIPRVLGFIGGTSDKPSPISNKEVNIIINRLKQIGDKPRPKILFEPGEMVRVDDGPFSDFNGIVEQVDYEKNRLKVSVSIFGRSTPVELDFSQVKKN from the coding sequence ATGTATAAGAACCAAAAAAAATGCTGGTATGTGCTGCAAGCATTTTCTGGTTTTGAAAGACGCGTAGCGCAATCAATACGTGAACATATTAAATTAAATAATATGGAAAATCTATTTGGAGATGTAATGGTTCCAACTGAAGAAGTTATAGAAATTAAGTCAGGACAAAGAAAGAAAAGTGAATATAAATTTTTTCCTGGATATGTATTAGTTCAAATGATCATGAACGATTCAAGTTGGCATTTAATTCGAAGCATACCTCGCGTATTAGGATTTATAGGAGGAACTTCAGATAAACCATCTCCAATTAGTAATAAAGAAGTCAACATAATCATTAATCGGCTTAAACAAATTGGAGATAAACCACGACCTAAAATACTATTTGAACCCGGAGAAATGGTTAGAGTTGATGATGGTCCATTTTCAGATTTTAATGGAATTGTAGAACAAGTAGATTATGAGAAAAATAGATTAAAAGTATCAGTATCTATATTTGGAAGATCTACTCCTGTAGAACTAGATTTTAGTCAAGTTAAAAAAAATTAA
- the secE gene encoding preprotein translocase subunit SecE produces MANIIKFWNNPRTIDIIKWFSIGILVMSALIHYYYIHLSFILHIIITISLMTLIITITALTKKGKKIISLIHEAKKEIKKITWPSMKETFHTTIIVIIATFIMSLTLWGLDNILIRFVSFVISLRI; encoded by the coding sequence ATGGCTAATATTATTAAATTTTGGAATAATCCTCGTACTATAGACATAATAAAATGGTTTAGTATAGGAATACTAGTAATGTCAGCATTAATACATTATTACTATATACATTTATCATTTATACTACATATAATAATAACAATATCTCTCATGACTTTAATTATAACAATTACTGCTTTAACAAAAAAAGGAAAAAAAATTATTTCATTAATTCATGAAGCAAAAAAAGAAATAAAGAAAATTACCTGGCCAAGTATGAAAGAAACATTTCATACAACTATTATTGTTATAATTGCAACTTTTATCATGTCTTTAACTTTATGGGGATTAGATAATATTTTAATCCGATTCGTGTCATTTGTAATTAGTTTAAGGATATAA
- the coaA gene encoding type I pantothenate kinase, translating to MKILNSYLHFKYIIRHLVTDILYNDIIYRKNFEHNNKTPYIIGISGSVAVGKSTISKWFKDVLKTFFVTKNISIITTDNFLYSNKILYELGLIEKKGFPQTYNMKQLIKFFLDIRLGVNNIAIPVYSHFFYDIIPNFKKIVYKSDIFIVEGLHILNPLLYRIKKNNRYISLNFLNFSIYIDADYLFLKEWYLTRFLKLRYISKFYSNSFLNYYSKMSCKDAMNMATKIWYNTNYRNLKENILPTRKYADYIITKNYNHEINNIQYMNKNNI from the coding sequence ATGAAAATACTTAACTCATATTTACATTTTAAGTACATTATTCGTCATTTAGTAACAGATATTTTATATAATGATATAATATATAGAAAAAATTTTGAACATAACAATAAAACTCCTTATATTATAGGAATTTCTGGGAGTGTAGCAGTTGGAAAAAGTACTATTTCTAAGTGGTTTAAAGATGTATTAAAAACTTTTTTTGTTACTAAGAATATCTCTATTATTACTACTGACAACTTTTTATATTCTAATAAAATTTTATATGAATTAGGATTAATAGAAAAAAAAGGATTTCCTCAAACGTATAACATGAAACAATTGATAAAATTTTTTTTGGATATTAGATTAGGAGTTAACAATATAGCTATCCCCGTATATTCACATTTTTTTTATGATATTATTCCAAATTTTAAGAAAATTGTATATAAATCGGATATTTTTATTGTAGAAGGTCTACATATTCTAAATCCTCTTTTATATAGAATAAAAAAAAATAATCGTTATATTTCGTTAAATTTTTTGAATTTTTCAATTTATATTGATGCAGATTATTTATTTTTAAAGGAGTGGTATCTTACTCGATTTTTAAAATTAAGATATATATCAAAATTTTACTCTAATTCTTTTTTAAATTATTATTCTAAAATGTCTTGTAAAGATGCAATGAACATGGCTACCAAAATTTGGTACAATACTAACTATAGAAATCTAAAAGAAAATATTTTACCAACTAGAAAATATGCTGATTATATTATAACTAAAAATTATAATCATGAGATTAATAACATTCAATATATGAACAAAAATAATATTTAG
- the murB gene encoding UDP-N-acetylmuramate dehydrogenase, translating to MTRKEQSLKRFHTFKINEYAKKIIIIRNINTLIKIWKTCKKKEISFLILGEGSNTLFSKYYNGIVAINKIKGIKITETRKNWLIYAKGGVKWHNLVTHTLNVGIYGLENLAFIPGTVGAAPIQNIGAYGLEFKDICDYIEIFSLTYRNVIKIKNKYCMFKYRDSIFKNANYYNYIILAVGIKLPKKWIPNVSYLSLQNLDRNNLTAYTIFNHIKRIRNEKFPNLNIIGHAGSFFKNPIINKNCAKKLLFKYKNLPNYPESNNNIKISAGWLIEQCQLKGYSIGGAQVCQNQALVLINKYKATAKDVLTLANIVQNKVKQKFNIFLELEIKIIENNNIN from the coding sequence ATGACACGCAAAGAACAATCATTAAAAAGATTCCATACATTTAAAATTAACGAATATGCCAAAAAAATTATCATAATCAGAAATATAAATACTCTTATTAAAATATGGAAAACATGCAAAAAAAAAGAAATATCTTTTTTAATTTTAGGAGAAGGTAGTAATACGCTATTTTCTAAATATTATAATGGAATTGTAGCTATTAATAAAATAAAAGGAATAAAAATTACAGAAACTAGAAAAAATTGGTTAATATATGCAAAAGGAGGAGTAAAATGGCACAATTTAGTTACACATACACTTAATGTAGGAATTTATGGCTTAGAAAATTTAGCTTTTATTCCTGGAACAGTAGGAGCAGCACCAATTCAAAATATAGGAGCATATGGATTAGAATTTAAAGATATCTGTGACTATATTGAAATATTTTCTTTAACATATCGTAATGTAATCAAAATAAAAAACAAATATTGTATGTTTAAATATCGAGATAGTATTTTCAAAAATGCAAATTATTACAATTATATAATTTTAGCTGTTGGAATTAAATTACCAAAAAAATGGATACCAAACGTTTCTTATTTATCATTACAAAATTTAGATCGTAACAATTTAACTGCCTATACAATTTTCAATCATATTAAACGTATTAGAAATGAAAAATTTCCTAATTTAAATATAATAGGTCATGCTGGAAGTTTTTTTAAAAATCCTATAATTAATAAAAATTGTGCTAAAAAGTTATTATTTAAATATAAGAATTTACCTAACTATCCCGAAAGTAATAATAACATAAAAATCTCAGCAGGATGGTTAATTGAACAATGTCAACTCAAAGGATATTCTATTGGTGGGGCTCAAGTGTGTCAAAATCAAGCGTTAGTACTAATCAATAAATATAAAGCTACAGCAAAAGATGTACTAACTCTCGCAAACATAGTACAAAATAAAGTAAAACAAAAATTTAATATTTTTCTTGAATTAGAAATTAAAATTATTGAAAATAATAATATAAATTAA
- the metF gene encoding methylenetetrahydrofolate reductase, protein MTLLNKCYHEILNEYLVNFHEKVDISFELFPPKNQIIQSNFWNTVNQLKLLNPIFFSVTCGAFSGEKNRTYDVVREVQNNTKIETAPHLTCIDFTKEELKQIAKTYWNNGIRHIVALRGDIKSSKDKPKMYASDLVKLLKDVANFDISVAAYPEVHPESRSANDDLISLKTKIDCGANRAITQFFFSVNHFLKFRDLCVSNGITIDIVPGIFPIINFKQLCHFSKMSNVVIPNWIYHMFDGLEDDYETIKIIGASIAMDIVKVLYKEGVRKFHFYTLNKSELVIPICRVLGIRVNAFNNDKK, encoded by the coding sequence GTGACTTTATTAAATAAATGCTATCATGAAATTCTTAATGAATATTTGGTAAATTTTCATGAAAAGGTTGATATTTCATTTGAATTATTTCCTCCCAAAAATCAAATTATACAAAGTAATTTTTGGAATACAGTTAATCAGTTGAAATTATTAAATCCTATTTTTTTTTCAGTGACATGTGGTGCTTTTTCAGGAGAAAAAAATCGTACATATGATGTTGTTCGAGAAGTTCAAAATAACACAAAGATTGAAACAGCTCCTCATCTTACTTGTATTGATTTTACTAAAGAAGAATTAAAACAAATTGCAAAAACATATTGGAACAATGGTATTCGTCATATTGTAGCTTTAAGAGGAGATATTAAAAGTAGTAAAGACAAACCTAAAATGTATGCTTCTGATTTAGTAAAATTATTAAAAGATGTCGCTAACTTTGATATATCTGTTGCTGCTTATCCAGAAGTACATCCTGAGTCTCGTAGTGCGAATGATGATTTAATTAGTTTGAAGACTAAAATTGATTGTGGTGCAAATCGTGCAATTACTCAATTTTTTTTCAGTGTTAATCATTTTTTAAAATTTAGAGATTTGTGTGTAAGTAATGGTATTACTATAGATATTGTTCCGGGTATTTTCCCTATTATTAATTTTAAGCAGTTATGCCATTTTTCTAAAATGAGTAATGTAGTTATTCCAAATTGGATTTATCATATGTTTGATGGATTAGAAGATGATTATGAAACTATAAAAATTATAGGAGCAAGTATAGCAATGGACATTGTTAAAGTACTTTACAAAGAAGGAGTAAGAAAATTTCATTTTTATACTTTAAACAAATCAGAGTTAGTAATTCCTATTTGTCGTGTATTAGGAATAAGAGTTAACGCTTTTAATAATGATAAAAAGTAA
- a CDS encoding argininosuccinate synthase, whose translation MFSNKGINKVILAYSGGLDTSAIIPWIKENYSSDVVAFVADVGQSRNDLDNIEEKALQSGASQCIIVDLKEEFIQHYVYPTLQTGALYEGSYLLGTALARPIIAKAQVEIALKLGADGLCHGATGKGNDQVRFETTYAALAPQLKVIAPWREWNLRSREELLLYLKKRNIKTTATIEKIYSRDENAWHISTEGGILESPWNRSKKDCWVWTVDPKNAPDESDIVSLKIKNGCVIAVNSVRLTPFQCLSELNLIGSKHGIGRVDIIENRLVGMKSRGCYETPGGTIIFNALRAIEQLVLDRESFKWRQTLGLEMSYVIYNGNWFSPIRKSIQASATELSSELNGEVVLELYKGVVNPIQKYSPNSLYSKEFVTFGSDNVYHQSDAHGFIKLFSLPSKIRAMNNNPR comes from the coding sequence ATGTTTAGTAATAAAGGTATTAATAAAGTAATATTAGCTTATTCAGGCGGATTAGATACATCAGCTATTATTCCTTGGATTAAAGAAAATTATAGCTCTGATGTAGTCGCATTTGTTGCTGATGTAGGACAGTCGCGTAATGATTTAGACAATATTGAAGAAAAAGCGCTGCAATCTGGAGCGTCTCAGTGCATTATTGTTGATTTGAAAGAAGAATTTATACAACATTATGTTTATCCAACATTGCAGACTGGAGCGTTGTATGAAGGAAGTTATTTATTAGGTACAGCATTAGCTCGACCAATTATAGCCAAAGCTCAAGTAGAAATTGCACTAAAGTTAGGAGCCGATGGTTTATGTCATGGAGCTACTGGAAAAGGAAATGATCAAGTTAGGTTTGAAACTACGTATGCTGCATTAGCACCTCAATTAAAAGTTATTGCTCCTTGGAGGGAGTGGAATTTACGTTCACGTGAAGAATTATTATTATATTTAAAAAAAAGAAATATAAAAACAACAGCTACTATCGAAAAAATTTATAGTAGGGATGAAAATGCTTGGCATATTTCAACGGAAGGCGGAATTCTCGAAAGTCCATGGAATCGATCTAAAAAAGATTGCTGGGTATGGACTGTAGACCCTAAAAATGCGCCTGATGAATCAGATATTGTTTCTTTAAAAATAAAAAATGGATGTGTAATAGCAGTAAATAGCGTTCGTTTAACTCCGTTTCAATGTTTAAGTGAATTAAATTTAATAGGATCAAAACATGGAATTGGTCGTGTTGATATTATTGAAAATCGTTTGGTAGGAATGAAATCTAGAGGATGTTATGAAACTCCAGGAGGGACAATAATATTTAATGCATTACGTGCTATTGAACAATTAGTATTAGATAGAGAGAGTTTTAAATGGAGACAAACACTTGGATTAGAAATGTCATATGTAATTTATAATGGAAATTGGTTTAGTCCTATTCGAAAATCTATTCAAGCATCAGCAACTGAATTATCTTCAGAGTTAAATGGAGAAGTCGTATTAGAACTATATAAAGGAGTAGTTAATCCTATTCAAAAATATTCGCCTAATTCTTTATATTCTAAAGAATTTGTTACATTTGGTTCGGATAATGTATACCATCAATCTGATGCACATGGATTTATAAAATTGTTTTCTTTGCCTTCTAAAATACGAGCAATGAATAATAACCCTCGTTGA
- the argH gene encoding argininosuccinate lyase codes for MLWGGRFVHKLNSFFKNFNSSLNVDYKLAEQDIFSSIAWSKSLLDADVLTVDEQKKIESSLNILLKNIIKNPNLLLNNDSEDVHSWIEKELIKIVGVTGKKLHTGRSRNDQVTTDLRLWCKHKIKILLKRIREFKIVLIEIAEKNQKSIMPGYTHLQRAQPITFAFWCLAYVAMLNRDTDRVKDALKRLNVSPLGSGALSGTSWNIDREKLAEEMGFLSATDNSLDSVSDRDYVIELASVASIGMVHLSRFSEDLIFFNSSESNFIVLSDSITSGSSLMPQKKNPDSLELIRSKSGRVFGFLVSILVILKGLPLSYNKDMQEDKEGLFDSLDTWENCLLMSTLILKNLEINHTVCLEAAKKSYANSTELADYLVKKGVAFRDAHCITGKIVLEAVKQNVSLEKLHLDVLKKYCNYIDSDIYGHLKLESIFEKRNVKGGVSFYQVQEAINKFKKELDENEIY; via the coding sequence ATGTTGTGGGGAGGAAGATTTGTACATAAACTTAATTCATTTTTTAAGAATTTTAATTCTTCTTTGAATGTGGATTATAAATTAGCAGAACAAGATATTTTTTCCTCTATAGCTTGGTCAAAATCACTCTTAGATGCTGATGTATTAACGGTAGATGAACAAAAAAAAATTGAATCATCTTTAAATATTTTATTAAAAAACATTATTAAAAATCCTAATTTATTATTGAATAATGATTCAGAGGATGTTCATAGCTGGATAGAAAAAGAATTAATTAAAATTGTAGGAGTAACTGGAAAAAAATTACATACTGGACGAAGTAGAAATGATCAAGTAACTACTGATTTAAGATTATGGTGTAAACATAAGATTAAGATTTTATTAAAACGAATACGAGAGTTTAAAATAGTTCTTATAGAAATTGCTGAAAAAAATCAAAAATCTATTATGCCGGGATATACACATTTACAAAGAGCACAACCTATTACTTTTGCTTTTTGGTGCTTAGCTTATGTGGCAATGTTAAATCGAGATACCGATCGCGTAAAAGATGCATTAAAAAGATTAAACGTTAGTCCATTAGGTTCTGGAGCTCTTTCTGGTACTTCTTGGAATATTGATCGTGAAAAGTTAGCTGAAGAAATGGGATTTTTATCAGCAACGGATAACAGTTTAGATAGTGTATCAGATCGTGATTATGTTATTGAGTTAGCTTCAGTAGCATCTATTGGAATGGTTCATTTATCTAGATTTTCAGAAGATTTAATTTTTTTTAATTCTTCTGAATCAAATTTTATAGTGTTATCTGATTCAATTACTTCAGGTTCTTCTCTTATGCCTCAAAAGAAAAATCCAGATTCTTTAGAACTTATTAGGTCTAAATCGGGAAGAGTATTTGGTTTTTTAGTTAGCATCTTAGTGATTCTTAAAGGATTACCTTTGTCTTATAATAAAGATATGCAAGAGGATAAAGAAGGCTTATTTGATTCTCTAGATACTTGGGAAAATTGTTTGTTAATGTCTACTTTGATTTTAAAAAATTTAGAGATTAATCATACTGTGTGTTTAGAAGCAGCGAAAAAAAGTTACGCTAATTCTACTGAATTAGCCGATTATTTAGTTAAGAAAGGTGTAGCATTTCGTGATGCTCATTGTATTACTGGGAAAATAGTATTAGAAGCAGTAAAACAAAATGTATCATTAGAAAAATTACATTTAGATGTGCTAAAAAAATATTGTAATTATATTGATAGTGATATATATGGACATTTGAAGTTAGAATCGATTTTCGAAAAAAGAAATGTAAAAGGAGGAGTTTCATTTTATCAAGTTCAAGAAGCTATTAATAAATTTAAAAAAGAATTAGATGAAAACGAAATATATTAG
- a CDS encoding serine acetyltransferase encodes MFSEEVKLIWNQILSEAQILINQEPVLVSFYYSYILNHRDFTSALSYILSSKLGNNVVSSIFIRDIINNVYISNNAIVLSAIKDVQSIYHNYPEIKCYSIPFLYFKGFHALQAYRVCHHLWNNQRQELAIYFQSCISAIFSVDIHPAVQIENKVILDNATGISISNATIIRSNMSNFRSTKLNNIKKDNFINYPIIRKEVFIGSGVKILGDIEIGSRSIISSGSIVLISVPPNSIVN; translated from the coding sequence ATGTTTTCTGAGGAAGTAAAATTAATATGGAATCAAATTTTATCCGAAGCACAAATATTAATTAATCAAGAACCGGTATTGGTTAGTTTTTATTATTCTTATATATTAAATCATAGAGATTTTACTTCAGCATTGAGTTATATTTTATCAAGCAAGTTAGGAAATAATGTTGTTTCTTCTATTTTTATTAGAGATATTATAAATAATGTATATATTTCTAATAATGCAATTGTACTATCAGCAATTAAAGATGTTCAATCAATATATCATAATTATCCTGAAATAAAATGTTATTCAATTCCATTTTTATATTTTAAAGGTTTTCATGCATTACAAGCGTATCGAGTATGTCATCATTTATGGAATAATCAGAGACAAGAATTAGCTATATATTTTCAAAGTTGTATTTCAGCTATTTTTTCAGTAGACATTCATCCTGCTGTTCAAATAGAAAATAAAGTTATATTAGATAACGCTACAGGGATTTCTATTTCGAACGCAACTATTATAAGAAGTAATATGTCTAATTTTAGGTCAACTAAATTAAATAATATTAAGAAAGATAATTTTATTAATTATCCAATAATTAGAAAAGAGGTATTTATAGGATCAGGAGTTAAAATATTAGGAGATATTGAAATAGGATCTAGATCAATAATTAGTTCAGGTTCTATTGTATTAATTTCTGTACCTCCTAATAGTATTGTTAATTAA
- the rpoD gene encoding RNA polymerase sigma factor RpoD, with protein MEQNPQSQLKLLVTHGKEQGYLTYTEVHDHLPNDIINSDQIEDIIQMINDMGIQVVEEAPDADDLILQEIRNTDADEDAVEAAAQVLSNVESELGRTTDPVRMYMREMGTVELLTREGEIDIAKRIEDGINQVQCSVAEYPETITYLLSQYTRVELGELKLTDLINGFIDPNLEEVFSPISHNIGSEFIEEGNIHNNDDEHLDENNESDHQVDPELAREKFIELKNQYVITNNTIKRKNRNHHDSLIEIHNLSEIFRQFKLVPKQFDYLVKNMQHMMKQVRIQEKLIMKLCLEHCNIPKKIFLKFFIGKKIKNIWIQLSKHKKQPWFEKLNEIKEELNVVLNKLNNVEQKTGLTIEQVKDINKRMSIGEAKAKKAKKEMVEANLRLVISIAKKYTNRGLQFLDLIQEGNIGLMKAVDKFEYRRGYKFSTYATWWIRQAITRSIADQARTIRIPVHMIETINKLNRISRQILQTVGREPTPEELSERMSIPEEKIRKILKIAKEPISMETPIGEDDDSHLGDFIEDTSLELPLDSATAESLRSATHDVLSGLTAREAKVLRMRFGIDMNTDHTLEEVGKQFDVTRERIRQIEAKALRKLRHPSRSEILRSFLDE; from the coding sequence ATGGAGCAGAATCCACAATCACAACTTAAATTACTAGTTACCCATGGAAAAGAACAAGGATATTTAACCTATACTGAAGTTCATGACCATCTTCCAAATGATATTATTAATTCAGATCAAATAGAAGATATTATACAAATGATTAATGATATGGGTATTCAAGTAGTAGAAGAAGCACCGGACGCCGATGATCTTATACTTCAAGAAATACGAAATACAGATGCAGACGAAGATGCAGTAGAAGCAGCGGCACAAGTATTGTCTAACGTAGAGTCCGAATTAGGACGCACTACTGATCCTGTTCGAATGTATATGCGTGAAATGGGTACAGTTGAATTATTAACTCGAGAAGGTGAAATCGACATAGCTAAAAGAATAGAAGATGGAATTAATCAAGTTCAATGTTCTGTAGCCGAATATCCTGAAACTATTACTTATTTACTTTCACAATATACTCGAGTAGAACTAGGAGAATTAAAATTAACCGACTTAATTAATGGATTTATAGATCCTAATTTAGAAGAAGTATTCTCACCTATTTCTCATAATATAGGATCTGAATTTATAGAAGAAGGAAATATTCATAATAACGATGACGAACATTTAGATGAAAATAATGAAAGTGATCACCAAGTCGATCCAGAACTAGCTCGAGAAAAATTTATTGAATTAAAAAATCAATATGTCATAACAAATAATACAATAAAACGTAAAAATAGAAATCATCATGATTCCTTAATTGAAATTCATAATTTATCAGAAATATTTAGACAATTTAAATTAGTTCCAAAGCAATTTGATTATTTAGTTAAAAATATGCAACATATGATGAAACAAGTGCGAATACAAGAAAAACTCATAATGAAACTATGCTTGGAACATTGTAACATTCCAAAAAAAATTTTTTTAAAATTTTTTATAGGAAAAAAAATTAAAAACATATGGATTCAGCTATCCAAGCATAAAAAGCAACCATGGTTTGAAAAATTAAATGAAATAAAAGAAGAGCTTAATGTTGTTTTAAACAAACTCAATAATGTTGAACAAAAAACAGGATTAACTATTGAACAAGTAAAAGATATAAATAAAAGAATGTCTATCGGAGAAGCAAAAGCTAAAAAAGCAAAAAAAGAAATGGTGGAAGCTAATTTAAGATTAGTCATTTCAATTGCGAAGAAATATACAAATAGAGGGTTACAATTTTTGGATTTAATCCAAGAAGGCAATATAGGACTTATGAAAGCTGTAGATAAATTTGAATATCGAAGAGGATATAAATTTTCAACATACGCAACTTGGTGGATACGACAAGCAATTACACGATCCATTGCAGACCAAGCGAGAACTATTAGAATACCAGTGCATATGATTGAAACTATTAATAAATTAAATAGAATTTCCAGACAAATATTACAAACAGTTGGTCGGGAACCTACACCTGAAGAATTATCAGAACGTATGTCAATCCCAGAAGAAAAAATACGAAAAATATTAAAAATAGCAAAAGAACCTATATCTATGGAAACACCTATTGGAGAAGATGACGATTCTCATTTAGGAGATTTTATAGAAGATACTTCATTAGAACTACCATTAGATTCGGCTACTGCAGAAAGCTTACGGTCAGCTACACATGATGTTTTGTCTGGACTAACAGCACGAGAAGCTAAAGTACTCCGTATGAGATTTGGAATTGATATGAATACAGATCATACTTTGGAAGAAGTAGGAAAACAATTCGACGTTACTCGAGAAAGAATACGTCAAATAGAAGCTAAAGCACTACGAAAATTACGACATCCTAGTCGATCAGAAATACTACGTAGTTTTTTAGATGAATAA